Proteins co-encoded in one Cytophaga hutchinsonii ATCC 33406 genomic window:
- a CDS encoding NAD-dependent epimerase/dehydratase family protein, translating into MKKILVIGSKGFIGSNLVAYYEKINTIDVWGCDVISDYSSRNYFLIDASNSDFNEVFQQVAFDVCINCSGSASVPLSMINPGRDFHLNVLNVFNMLDSIRKNIPSCKFVNLSSAAVYGNPESLPIKEDTPINPLSPYGWHKLQSEILCKQFNQNFALHTCSLRIFSAYGIGLRKQLFWDWFQKINDAASMSIYGTGKESRDFIYIDDLIQCIECVVARGDFNAGIYNIANGQEIYIADAIKEFKKASGKSFEYTFTQETRPGDPINWVADISKLKTLGYQQQVTFEKGVEILMKWLQQEKK; encoded by the coding sequence ATGAAAAAAATACTTGTAATCGGCTCAAAAGGTTTTATAGGCTCTAACCTGGTTGCCTATTATGAAAAGATAAATACTATTGACGTTTGGGGCTGCGATGTAATCAGTGATTATTCAAGCAGGAATTATTTTCTGATCGATGCAAGCAATTCTGATTTCAACGAAGTATTTCAACAGGTAGCGTTTGATGTTTGTATCAATTGTTCTGGTTCTGCAAGCGTGCCGCTGTCAATGATTAATCCGGGAAGGGATTTTCACTTGAATGTATTGAATGTGTTTAACATGCTGGATTCGATACGTAAAAATATACCTTCTTGTAAATTTGTTAATCTTTCAAGTGCAGCCGTATATGGCAATCCGGAGTCTCTTCCTATTAAAGAAGATACACCCATAAATCCTTTATCGCCTTATGGCTGGCATAAGTTACAAAGTGAAATACTATGTAAACAATTCAATCAGAATTTTGCTCTGCACACCTGTTCCTTACGTATTTTTTCTGCCTACGGAATCGGATTAAGAAAGCAACTCTTCTGGGATTGGTTTCAGAAAATAAACGATGCGGCTTCTATGTCTATTTATGGCACAGGAAAAGAATCACGCGATTTTATTTATATCGATGATCTTATTCAGTGTATTGAGTGTGTAGTGGCAAGAGGCGATTTTAATGCAGGTATTTATAACATTGCTAATGGACAGGAAATCTATATAGCCGATGCAATAAAAGAATTTAAAAAGGCATCCGGCAAATCGTTTGAATATACGTTTACTCAAGAGACACGGCCCGGTGATCCTATTAATTGGGTCGCAGATATTTCAAAATTAAAAACACTGGGCTATCAGCAACAGGTTACATTTGAAAAGGGCGTAGAAATATTAATGAAATGGCTGCAGCAAGAAAAAAAATAG
- a CDS encoding glycosyltransferase family 4 protein produces the protein MAAARKKIGILLYNQKLWTGGFYYTLNLIRSLQFLPDAEKPEVCFFYSGNLTDISNEITTINYPYVSYLPVYVRVNVVQRIINKFKRLIDKDAVLLGNYPANTVNYIYPCLNFSLDGTYSVLRRIHKIYWIPDFQDKYYPDFFSKEELKNRDALKKEFIEKNVPLVFSSFNAADDFKKFYPQAENNIQVLRFTSILPDMQGVSWEEVSETYNIDGSYFISPNQFWPHKNHNVVIDAVDLLVKKGINVTLLFTGKEFNDQAPEYAVNLKKKVADLGLNKQIKFLGFIDRAEQLLLMKHAAAVIQPSLFEGWSTVVEDTKAVGGRMIVSDLPIHREQCVENAVFFQPYDAQQLADEIITAQTEPAEIKKIDYDAHIRAFAQDFLTLGNLLN, from the coding sequence ATGGCTGCAGCAAGAAAAAAAATAGGAATACTTCTGTATAATCAAAAATTATGGACGGGTGGTTTTTATTATACGTTGAACCTTATCCGTTCATTACAATTTCTGCCGGACGCTGAAAAGCCAGAGGTTTGTTTTTTTTATAGCGGAAATCTGACAGATATTTCAAATGAAATTACAACTATAAATTATCCATATGTATCGTATCTTCCCGTATATGTACGTGTTAATGTTGTGCAGCGTATTATAAATAAGTTTAAACGGCTGATTGATAAAGACGCTGTTCTGCTTGGTAATTATCCGGCCAATACCGTTAACTATATATATCCCTGTCTGAATTTTTCATTGGATGGTACCTATAGTGTTTTAAGAAGAATTCATAAAATATACTGGATTCCGGATTTTCAGGATAAATATTATCCGGATTTTTTCAGCAAAGAAGAATTGAAAAACAGAGATGCGTTAAAAAAAGAATTTATTGAAAAAAATGTTCCGCTGGTCTTCAGTAGCTTTAATGCAGCAGATGATTTTAAGAAATTTTACCCGCAGGCAGAAAATAATATACAGGTGCTTCGCTTCACCAGTATCCTTCCGGATATGCAAGGTGTTTCATGGGAAGAAGTATCTGAAACGTATAACATTGACGGCTCTTATTTTATTTCGCCGAACCAGTTCTGGCCGCATAAAAACCATAACGTTGTAATTGATGCTGTTGACCTGCTTGTTAAAAAAGGAATAAACGTAACGCTGCTTTTTACCGGAAAAGAGTTTAATGATCAGGCTCCGGAATATGCTGTAAATCTGAAAAAGAAAGTAGCGGATCTTGGGTTAAACAAACAAATAAAATTTTTAGGATTTATAGACCGGGCAGAACAGCTGCTGCTTATGAAACACGCTGCTGCAGTTATTCAGCCCTCTTTGTTTGAAGGCTGGAGTACCGTTGTTGAAGATACCAAAGCAGTAGGGGGAAGGATGATTGTTTCAGATCTTCCCATTCATAGAGAGCAATGTGTAGAGAATGCAGTATTCTTTCAGCCATACGATGCGCAGCAATTAGCAGATGAAATTATAACTGCACAGACAGAACCTGCTGAAATAAAAAAAATAGATTACGATGCTCATATCAGAGCATTCGCGCAGGATTTTTTAACGCTGGGGAATTTATTAAACTAG
- a CDS encoding glycosyltransferase family 2 protein translates to MAQLLPKITIITPSYNQGQFIEQTIRSVTEQEYPELEYIIIDGGSTDQSVDVIKKYADKISYWISEKDQGTFDANNKALAKVTGDFWCIVNSDDLLLPGALKKVAEAIINNPDQKWFAGGIHYIDETGRKTGEEMPASPERIAGYAFINGCWISHPTVFLSKDVLQEVGHFEKYHLMDLNYWLRMEKKGYSPMILPEYLAALRIHVDCKSFDRIKIYKEINTVLSDFAENNTLKANYAVQQALRAHKGNYYKMVFLTHLFNNEKEQSVTWMKQVLKNKPGVVFEKWFWGAVKRMVFGIDVNDPLREEFAFDKSRANWN, encoded by the coding sequence ATGGCACAGCTGTTACCTAAAATAACGATCATTACACCCAGCTATAACCAGGGACAGTTTATAGAACAAACCATACGCTCCGTCACAGAACAGGAATATCCTGAACTGGAGTATATCATTATCGATGGGGGAAGTACCGATCAGTCCGTTGATGTGATAAAAAAATATGCGGATAAAATTTCTTATTGGATCAGTGAAAAAGATCAGGGAACATTTGACGCCAATAATAAAGCACTTGCAAAAGTAACGGGAGATTTCTGGTGTATTGTCAATTCGGATGATTTACTTTTGCCGGGTGCGCTCAAAAAAGTAGCGGAAGCAATTATAAATAATCCGGATCAGAAATGGTTTGCCGGGGGGATTCACTATATTGATGAAACGGGCCGTAAGACAGGAGAAGAAATGCCTGCTTCGCCTGAACGTATAGCCGGATACGCATTTATAAATGGTTGCTGGATCTCACACCCGACTGTTTTTTTAAGTAAAGATGTATTACAGGAAGTAGGACATTTTGAGAAATATCATTTAATGGATTTAAATTATTGGCTGCGGATGGAAAAAAAAGGGTATAGTCCAATGATACTTCCTGAATACCTGGCGGCGCTACGCATCCACGTTGATTGTAAAAGTTTTGACAGAATAAAAATTTACAAAGAAATTAATACGGTACTTTCTGATTTTGCAGAGAATAATACGCTGAAAGCAAATTATGCCGTTCAGCAGGCATTAAGAGCGCATAAAGGTAATTACTATAAGATGGTGTTTTTAACCCATCTCTTCAATAATGAAAAAGAGCAATCCGTTACGTGGATGAAGCAGGTGTTAAAAAATAAACCGGGAGTTGTATTTGAAAAATGGTTTTGGGGTGCAGTAAAAAGGATGGTTTTTGGAATTGACGTGAATGATCCGTTGCGGGAAGAATTTGCTTTTGATAAAAGCAGGGCAAACTGGAACTAG